Proteins from one Mauremys mutica isolate MM-2020 ecotype Southern chromosome 14, ASM2049712v1, whole genome shotgun sequence genomic window:
- the TK2 gene encoding thymidine kinase 2, mitochondrial isoform X5 → MTEPVPKWRNVRGHNLLGLMYQDSSRWGITLQTYIQLTMLDQHTRPMISPLRMMERSIHSAKHIFVENLYRSGRMPEVDYIVLTEWFEWITKNTDVSVDLIVYLQTSPETCYERLKNRCREEEKIIAMEYLEAIHQLYEEWLIKQTLFKVPSPVLVIQADNDMQKMIEKYEENRDRILTPYNIQHCL, encoded by the exons ATGACGGAACCTGTGCCTAAGTGGAGGAATGTACGTGGTCACAATCTTCTG GGCTTAATGTATCAAGATTCATCACGGTGGGGGATAACGTTGCAGACATACATACAGCTTACCATGTTGGATCAGCATACCAGGCCAATG ATTTCCCCGCTAAGAATGATGGAGAGGTCAATTCACAGtgcaaaacacatttttgtaGAAAACTTATATCGAAG TGGGAGAATGCCAGAAGTGGATTACATAGTGCTAACTGAATGGTTTGAATGGATCACGAAGAACACTGATGTTTCAGTTGATTTGATAG TTTATCTACAGACTTCTCCTGAAACTTGTTATGAGAGATTAAAGAATAGATGTAGAGAAGAGGAAAAGATCATTGCTATG GAATATTTAGAAGCTATCCATCAGCTCTATGAGGAGTGGCTTATTAAACAAACGCTGTTTAAAGTTCCTTCTCCAGTGCTT GTGATTCAGGCTGACAATGACAtgcagaaaatgatagaaaagTATGAAGAAAATCGGGACCGAATATTAACCCCGTACAATATACAACACTGTCTGTAG